AACAAGGTGCGAACACCAAAAGATGAACGAGAAATACTAGATAGAATTTCAGAATTGATGAGTGACTAGAGCGTTCGATTTGTTAGAGTATGAAGGTCTTTTAAGTAGTCTTTTCTGCTAGTGGACTATCAACTTTTTTCTGGATATCACCTAAAATAAAAATTATAAATCAGCATAAGTCAACTGCTTCGTATGACTTTGAAGCAATAACTCCTTCGCTTCAGAGCTAATCGCCATCGCCACTTCTTTTGTTCTGGGAATGGTCAAACTAGATGTTTTCAAAATGAAATCATCTAGGTATCCAGGATGTAGAATCAGCATATCCACACCATCTTCATGAGGATGACTCACTATTTTTTTCAAGCTCTCAAAAGGGTTATATGACGGAAGCATGCTATCCATTGAGACGTAGACTTTTGTTTGATTAACCTGCATAGAGCCACCCTCAAAGGAAAATCCTGAAAACTTCAGCTGGTATTTTTCAGCAATCATTTGGAGGCCTTTAACGACGTTAGGACTTTCAACTGCATGGCCTTCAAAATATTGTGGCTGCTGTCCAGTTAATTCCACAAATTTGTGATACTGGGCTTCAATTTCAAGTAAGACTTCCTCTAAAACAACAAAGTCTTCTTTCGCTTGACGGTATTCTTTTGAAGGTTTAAAATACCCATCTGCTGTTGTAATGCTAGGAATTAATTTGGGGTCTGTCAGTGGCTTTCCTACACAAATATTGGTATGACATCCGTAACAAACGGTTTCATTTTTTAATAAAGCCAGTCCATGCTCGCTGGCAGGCATATTTACCATCACTCCTACATTGTTGACGACACCATCAATCACTGATTTCGCAATCCCATAATTGACTGCTTCGGAATAGCCTAAATCATCTGCTCGTATTAAAATACTCATTTATTCCACCTGTCCTTTCGTTTCAACACCTACAAAGTAAGTGATAGCCGCTGCAACTACAATTGCAATAATACCACTAATGATGCCGTTGATTAAGTTTGTTGTAGAGCCCCCTGCATAACTGCTTAGTGCTAAAAAGTTTGCAACGGGCACCAATGCATAAGCTGTCACCCCAGTTAGAGAAGCGTAAACTGCCCCAGCAAAGCCACCTGCCATTAGTCCTAAAAATGGACGTTTGTATTTTACTGCTACTCCGTAGACACCTGGTTCAGTAACTCCGCCAATAATTCCCGCAATCACATAGCTCCAAGCTAAATTCTTTTCCTCTTTATTCTTAATTCGTAAGGCTGCTCCAATACACATACCAGTTACTGCCATACTAGCTGCTACAGCACCTAATGTGACAAAATTATCAGACCCATTTGAGGCAAATAGCATGAACATGGTTGTAATCATTAATAAATGCATCCCAGTCATGACTAAAAACTGCCATAAAGCGCCTATTAAACCAATGGCAATTAAATGGGCAATTCCACCTAAGTTTCCAAATGCTAGAATCCCTTCAGAAATATATTGACCAATAAAGTTTCCTGCAGGTCCAAGAACGACTAGTGTTAATGGAATCATAATGGCAATCGTAAAGGTAGGTGCAAAAATAGTTTTTAATGAGTTAGGTAAATAAGTTTTAAAGAATTTCTCAACATAAGACATTACCCACACAGCTAAGATAATAGGGATGACTGTACTTGAATAGACCTGTGCTTGTGCTGGAATACCATAGACTGTGAAAGGGAGTCCATCTGTTGCAATTTGCACAAGAGTCGGGTGAATCATAATCCCTCCTAAAAGCATTGCAACAACGGTTGTCGTTTTAAATTTGACAGATGCAGTATAGGCGATAAAAATAGGGAAGAAATAAAAACCAGCATCACCCACAAAAGTCAGTAAAGTATATAAATCTGATTTTTCGGTTAAGATATTTAACATGCCCGGTCCAAATATGGCAACCACCATTTTGAACATAGAAGCGGCAACTAAAAGCGGGATTAAAGGGGTTAAACAGCCTGCTAAAGCATCAAGAATATTGTTTCCTAAACGTTTAAAGGTCAGCTTTTCTTTTGGTTTATCAAGATTTTCCTGAATTGGACTACTATTACTAAAGCCGCCAAGTGTACAGATACTAGCATAAACTTGGTCTACAGTTTGCCCAATGATAATTTGTAATTGTCCACCAGAATGGGCGACACCTAATACGCCTGGAATCGTTTTTAGCTCCTCATCTTTTGGTAAGCTGCTGTCTTTTATATTAAAACGCAATCTTGTCATGCAGTGGGTGACATATGAAACGTTGTCCTTGCCCCCAACACCTGCTAAAATTTGTTTTGCTAATTCATTAAATTGTTTTTCTTTTTCCATCATTATTCTCCTCATTGTGTATTTTTTACGATACGATTGATATGAATCATGAGATAGAGTAGCTCATCTTCTGTGCTCTCTATTCCTAAAGCTTGATAAATGAGGGTGGCGATTGAAGTCGCGCAAGCATAAATGCTAGGAAGTGTGTCTTTCATGGTGCGAAATAGGGTATCATTGCTATCTACAAACTGCTCTTCCTTTTGAATTCTTTTGATGTAATAACGTAAGTGCATTACAAATCGATTGTAATGGAATTCTTCTCTATTCAATGTGAGTTGAAACTGATTTTCAATTATTTCAGAGCTTAATCCAATGAGTTCTTCCACATTCGGCTCATCCTCATCTATTGCTATTTCTTCCTGTGCATTGACAAAGTGCATGGCGATTGTTGTAATTTCAGATTCAGGTAAAGTAATCAACAAACGTTTTTGAACCAGCTGCACAGTATATCTGCCCAATTGAGTTTCGCGAGGATAGAGTTGCTGAATATCATAGGAAAAAATTAATTTTAAATCTTTGAAATTTTTCATCCTAGTAATCGCAAAATGTAAATGATCGGCTAAACTAAATACCATATTCGGGTTTAATGTTTTATGAAGCTCAAACTGAGCCGTTTTAACAATTTCAGCACTAATTTCTAAAATATCTTGTGGAATTTCCATGAGTAACTGATGATAATGTGCATTTAATTGGTAAAAGGTCATCGAAATCTTGCTTAAATCTGTTAACTCATAAGGCATTTTGGGAAAACCAATGCCAACTCATAAGGCATTTTGGGAAAACCAATGCCGTTTCCAAATGCAACCAATTCATGTCCATTTG
The Enterococcus silesiacus DNA segment above includes these coding regions:
- a CDS encoding PTS sugar transporter, coding for MSILIRADDLGYSEAVNYGIAKSVIDGVVNNVGVMVNMPASEHGLALLKNETVCYGCHTNICVGKPLTDPKLIPSITTADGYFKPSKEYRQAKEDFVVLEEVLLEIEAQYHKFVELTGQQPQYFEGHAVESPNVVKGLQMIAEKYQLKFSGFSFEGGSMQVNQTKVYVSMDSMLPSYNPFESLKKIVSHPHEDGVDMLILHPGYLDDFILKTSSLTIPRTKEVAMAISSEAKELLLQSHTKQLTYADL
- a CDS encoding PTS fructose transporter subunit IIB; its protein translation is MMEKEKQFNELAKQILAGVGGKDNVSYVTHCMTRLRFNIKDSSLPKDEELKTIPGVLGVAHSGGQLQIIIGQTVDQVYASICTLGGFSNSSPIQENLDKPKEKLTFKRLGNNILDALAGCLTPLIPLLVAASMFKMVVAIFGPGMLNILTEKSDLYTLLTFVGDAGFYFFPIFIAYTASVKFKTTTVVAMLLGGIMIHPTLVQIATDGLPFTVYGIPAQAQVYSSTVIPIILAVWVMSYVEKFFKTYLPNSLKTIFAPTFTIAIMIPLTLVVLGPAGNFIGQYISEGILAFGNLGGIAHLIAIGLIGALWQFLVMTGMHLLMITTMFMLFASNGSDNFVTLGAVAASMAVTGMCIGAALRIKNKEEKNLAWSYVIAGIIGGVTEPGVYGVAVKYKRPFLGLMAGGFAGAVYASLTGVTAYALVPVANFLALSSYAGGSTTNLINGIISGIIAIVVAAAITYFVGVETKGQVE